The genomic window GGCGTCTTGCCCTCTTTATAGAGCTTCACAAAAGGATCATAGACAAACTCGTTAAATTTATCCTGCAGATCCAAAATATGCACCTTTATGCCAAGATACTCGCCTACTTTTTTTACTTTTCTGATATTTTCTTCGTGATATCCTGGCTTTTGATGTAGCATCATATAGCAACCTTGTACTTCATGACCAGCTTCTTGCAGAAATTTAGCCGTCATAGTGCTATCTACACCACCGCTCATTGCGACCATTATTTTCATATTTTTTACCTCTTTGAAATTTAAAAGGGGATATTTTATATCTTATTTTTAAATAGCCAAAATTTCATCTACAATAAGCTCTAAATCATCGGTGATTTTGTATAAATTTATATCTTCTTTTTTTATTGTTTTTTGGCTAACTAGCGTATTTTTTATAAATTCATCAAGCCCTTGCCAAAACTCGCTCCCAAAAAGAAAAATTTTTACTTTTTTACTACCAACTTGAGCAAGTACTAAAATTTCAAAAAGTTCATCAAGGGTGCCAAAGCCACCCGGAAAGACGACAAATGCGACTGAACGATCGGTAAGTGCAAATTTTCTTGGGCTTAAATTTGAAAAGAGGTATTTTGCCGTAACGTAAGGGTTTGTATTTTGTTCAAACGGAAGCCTCACATTTAGGGCTATGCTTGGCGATTTTGCACTATCAAACGCGCCCTTGTTTGCGGCTCTCATTATGCCGTCTCCGCCACCAGTTAAGATGGCATATCCTAGCTCGTTTAGCTTATAAGCTAGTTCATAAGCCTTTTTGCAGTAAAAATTATCTTCCTCAAATCTAGCCGAGCCAAAGAAGGTAACATTTTTATTTTTATATTTTAAGACGTTTGGAAAATTTAAAAGATCGCTAACTAATTCATTATTCATTATTTTAACTGTTGAAGCCTCTCGCGTTTTGAGCCTATCTGAGTGATCTGGATGCCAAAGTTTCCATCGATTATTACAACTTCACCAAGAGCTATTACCTTATCGCCGATCAAAATTTCTAGTGGATCATTTGCTAATTGATTTAACTCGATAACTGAGCCAATATCCATGGTAAGCACATCTTTTAAAAGCATTCTTTTTGAGCCGATACGAACACGAATAGGCAGCCTAACATCCATTATAAGCCCGATATTTCTCATCTCTTCAGCGCTAAAGTCACCCTTAGCTACGTGAGGAGCGCTCGCTGGTGCAGCTGGTGCTTCGGTCTTTGTTGGCTCAAAAAATTTCATCAACGAATGATCGCAAGCAAAACCGATATGCTCACTTAGATCTTCGATTTTGACATTAAATAAAAATAACTTTTCATAAACACTAAAATCAAGCGAAGAATTTTCATCTAAAAAATTTACATTTATTACTTCAAAATTTATCTTTGGCATGCCCTTTTGAGCACCCAAAGATGTACTAAAAGCACTAAAAAGATTTGAAAATATCTCTTTTGCGGCGTCAAGCTCATCACTGCCTAAATTTTCATTCTTTGAAATTTCCTCTTCACCCATCATCCATTCGCTAATGGCACTTATTAAAACTGGAGTACATACTATCTCTGTTTTAGCATTGATATCGCCACTTAAAGAGATATTAGCCATCACTACCGGCGGTTTTATGCCATTTTGCGTTGGTGCATCAAATTCATTTCTTTCACCAACCTCAGGAGCTCTGCCCGTAAGTCCTTCGATAGTAGCTTTTAATTCGTTAGAAAATATATTAAAAAAATCATTCATCATCTTCGTCGTCCTCTTCTTCTTCCATTTTGCGCTCATTAGCTTCATACGCCATTAGCTTTGCTTTTCGCTCTTCTTCGTATTTTTCTAAGATATTTTTGATCTCATCTTTATCAGAGCGTATTAACTGCTCAATCCTTATAGATTTTCTAAATCTATGAAGCCCAACTTCGGCCAAGAAAACTTCTTTTTTATCGATACAAACGATCGCCTTATCATCAGCTCCTCTATCAAGCCTTAAAATATCGCCTTCTTTTAAATTTAAAAACTCATTTACGCTAATGATCGACTTGCCAAGTATGGCTTCATATAAAATTTCTGCTCGTCCAATAAGTGTTTTTAGCTCTTTATTTCTACTTTTTTTTGCACTGGTTTCACCAAGCATAATATCTCTGTTTGCAAGGCGTGAGAGTATCGGTTCAAGATAGATGACTGGATAGCATAAATTTATCATACCGCTTGATCCGCCAACTATGATCTCCATAACGACCATGATGACGATCTCATTTTGAGAGACGATCTGTACGACATTTGGACTGCTCTCTTTAGCTTCCACATTTGGATACATATCAGTTATCATCGACCAGCTCTCTTTAAGACGCTGCATGATCATTCTAAGCACCGCATCAAGTAAATTTACTTCAATGTCGGTTAGTTCTCTATTTGCCTCAAAATTTTCACCAGTTCCGCCAAGCAAACGATCTATCATCGGAAAGGCAATACTTGGATTTATCTCCAAAACACAGTTTCCATCAAGCGGTTTTATAGAAAAGACGTTGAAACTAGTTGGACTTGGTAAACTCATCAAAAACTCGCCATAAGTCATTTGATCAACACTGTGAAGTCTGATCTCGACGATACTTCTCATAACACTAGAAATTTGACTAGCCAAATTTCTGGCAAGCTTATCATGGATGCCTTTTATCGCACGAAGTTGCTCTTTACTAACGCGGTTTGGACGCTTAAAATCATAAATAATAATCTGCTTTTGTTCGCCCTGCGATCTCTCTTCAACCTCGATATTACTTGTATCGCCGTCTTCATCAACAACTTCAAGTAGCGCGTCTATCTCTTCTTGACTTAAAATATCAGCCATTAAACCCCCAAGCTACGCCTGATACGATCAAGCAAACGTTTATGAATTTGTGAAATTCTACTCTCGCTGATATTCATGATCTGGCTTATCTCTTTTAAATTTAGCTCTTCATAATAATAAAGCTGAACCAACATCTGATCTCTTTCGTCAAAATCTTTTAAAGCTTCTTCTATTTTTAAAATGAGATCCTCTCTCTCAATGCTTTTCTCGACATCATTTTGACCAATTAGCTCCATTTGCTCGTCTATTGGCAAAATAGTGATAATACCGCTAATGCCTCTTGCCTCTCTTATCTTCTCAATATCTTCATTAAGCTTTTCGGCCAAATACTCATCGCTTGGCTCTTCTTCAAATTCATTAAAATAGTTATCTATCTCGCTATTTATGCTCTTTACTAGCTTTCTATCGCTTCTGCTAACAACATCAAGCGTCCTTAGATAATCAAGCATAGAGCCATAAATTCTCTTTTTGCCATAACCCCAAAAAGAGTCATTTTGCTCCTTGTCATACTTCCTGCTAAGTTTTATCATCTCTTCGACGCCAATGCTTATTAGGTCATTTGTATCTATGCTTGATGGCAACCTCTCTTTAAGCCTAAACGCCATTGCACGCAGTGCTGGCATATATTTTAAGACGATTTCGTCTTGTTCTTTTTTTATCGTGTTTTTATAAGCGTTAAGCTGCTTTTGCTTTAACTCGTGCATTTCGTTTACCAGAATCAAAATTTTCAGTAGTCATTTTTACCATAATATTTTCCATACGCTTTTCTCTAGTATTTAGCTCAGAGATGAGATAGTCTGCGATCTCTTCGTGTTTTTGTTTATCAAAAATTTTAGTTAAAGCTCTTTTCACATCGATGTAGTTCATGATAACAATGTGAATTATAAGATAAAAAAACAAAGTAATAACTAGTGTATAAACAAGCATTTCGATAGGCTCACTCACCTTTAGCAAGGTAAAAACTATACCTACAAAAAAACCACAAACCGTAAAAAATGCTATAAAATTTTCTGCACGCAAAGCTCAATCTCCATTAAAATTGTTCTATCAAACGCTTAAAGAAGCCCCCAAAGCTCCTGCTTTGCTCATCGTCAAGCACTTTTCGTTCCAACCTATAAAGTAAATTCGAAGCTATCTGTTTTATCTGAGCACTAGGCTCAGCATAAGCAGCGTCGTCTGTAAAAAGCGTTCGTTGTTTTATGCTTCTTGAAACATTCTTATCAGAAGCCACAAATCCTATAAGCTCTAAATTTAAGCTAGGCCCGATATTTGCATTAGCAACGCGTTTGATATTTTCATAAATTCTAGTCGCTTCTGCCTCATTTTTTACCATATTTAAAAGCAAAAGCTCACTATTTTTAAACCTTGAAACGATCTTTATGACAGCGTACGCATCGGTTATCGCCGCAGGATCAGGCACGGTCACCACTACAACCTCATCAGCCGCTTCTAAAAACAGCTGCGTACTACCGCCTATGCCAGCTCCGGTGTCAATGATCAAAAAATCAAGCTCATCAAGCTCGCTCGCCTCATCCAAAAACCTCTCAAATAAAAATTGATTGTTAAATTTTAAAATTTCATCGCCGCTCTCGCCAGGAATGAGGATCAAATTTTTATTTATAGGTATCAAGATATCTTTTAGGCTGCACTCACCTTTTAGCACGTGAAGTAAATTTTTACCCATTTTTACATTTAGGATGACATCAAGGTTTGCAAGACCGATATCAGCGTCAAAAAGCCCTACTTTGTAGCCATTTTTTGATAAAACATTTGCTAAATTTGCGCTTATCGTACTCTTACCAACACCACCCTTACCGCTAGTTATCGCAATAAAATGTGTGTTTTTGCTTTTGCTTTGAGACTGGACTAAATTTTGTAGTTTTTGTGCTTGATTATTCATCGCTAGCCTTTTGCTTTGTAAAGCCGTCAAACACGCACTCTACTAAAAATTCACTCTTTGCCTCCACAAGATCATCAGGCACCTCTTGACCCACGCTAAAGTAGCTAACTGGCGTGTTTGTCTCATATATCAGCGAAAAGACATTGCCAAAAATTTTTGTCTCATCAAATTTGGTGATTATAAGTGTGTCGATGTCTAAAAACGAAAATCCATTATAAATTTCTATTAGATCTTCAACCTTTGAGCCAGCCGAAAGGACTAAATTTACATCAATCTTTGCGCCGCTATGCTTTAAAAATTTATCAAGCCTTTCGAGCTTTTCTTTGTCATACTGCGAATTTCCAGTCGTATCAATAAGTATCACATCACAATAATTAAGCTGTTTGATAGCATTTTGAAAGTCATCTATCTCGATAACATCTAGAATAGGCAGCTTCATCATTTTAGCGTATTGAAATAACTGCTCAACCGCTCCGATACGGTACGTATCAAGCGTGATGATGCCTGTCTTATAGCGCTTTT from Campylobacter concisus includes these protein-coding regions:
- a CDS encoding P-loop NTPase — protein: MNNQAQKLQNLVQSQSKSKNTHFIAITSGKGGVGKSTISANLANVLSKNGYKVGLFDADIGLANLDVILNVKMGKNLLHVLKGECSLKDILIPINKNLILIPGESGDEILKFNNQFLFERFLDEASELDELDFLIIDTGAGIGGSTQLFLEAADEVVVVTVPDPAAITDAYAVIKIVSRFKNSELLLLNMVKNEAEATRIYENIKRVANANIGPSLNLELIGFVASDKNVSRSIKQRTLFTDDAAYAEPSAQIKQIASNLLYRLERKVLDDEQSRSFGGFFKRLIEQF
- the fliY gene encoding flagellar motor switch protein FliY, whose product is MMNDFFNIFSNELKATIEGLTGRAPEVGERNEFDAPTQNGIKPPVVMANISLSGDINAKTEIVCTPVLISAISEWMMGEEEISKNENLGSDELDAAKEIFSNLFSAFSTSLGAQKGMPKINFEVINVNFLDENSSLDFSVYEKLFLFNVKIEDLSEHIGFACDHSLMKFFEPTKTEAPAAPASAPHVAKGDFSAEEMRNIGLIMDVRLPIRVRIGSKRMLLKDVLTMDIGSVIELNQLANDPLEILIGDKVIALGEVVIIDGNFGIQITQIGSKRERLQQLK
- a CDS encoding TIGR00730 family Rossman fold protein; translation: MNNELVSDLLNFPNVLKYKNKNVTFFGSARFEEDNFYCKKAYELAYKLNELGYAILTGGGDGIMRAANKGAFDSAKSPSIALNVRLPFEQNTNPYVTAKYLFSNLSPRKFALTDRSVAFVVFPGGFGTLDELFEILVLAQVGSKKVKIFLFGSEFWQGLDEFIKNTLVSQKTIKKEDINLYKITDDLELIVDEILAI
- the fliM gene encoding flagellar motor switch protein FliM gives rise to the protein MADILSQEEIDALLEVVDEDGDTSNIEVEERSQGEQKQIIIYDFKRPNRVSKEQLRAIKGIHDKLARNLASQISSVMRSIVEIRLHSVDQMTYGEFLMSLPSPTSFNVFSIKPLDGNCVLEINPSIAFPMIDRLLGGTGENFEANRELTDIEVNLLDAVLRMIMQRLKESWSMITDMYPNVEAKESSPNVVQIVSQNEIVIMVVMEIIVGGSSGMINLCYPVIYLEPILSRLANRDIMLGETSAKKSRNKELKTLIGRAEILYEAILGKSIISVNEFLNLKEGDILRLDRGADDKAIVCIDKKEVFLAEVGLHRFRKSIRIEQLIRSDKDEIKNILEKYEEERKAKLMAYEANERKMEEEEDDEDDE
- a CDS encoding RNA polymerase sigma factor FliA; translation: MHELKQKQLNAYKNTIKKEQDEIVLKYMPALRAMAFRLKERLPSSIDTNDLISIGVEEMIKLSRKYDKEQNDSFWGYGKKRIYGSMLDYLRTLDVVSRSDRKLVKSINSEIDNYFNEFEEEPSDEYLAEKLNEDIEKIREARGISGIITILPIDEQMELIGQNDVEKSIEREDLILKIEEALKDFDERDQMLVQLYYYEELNLKEISQIMNISESRISQIHKRLLDRIRRSLGV